The Legionella cincinnatiensis genome includes a region encoding these proteins:
- the trpD gene encoding anthranilate phosphoribosyltransferase — translation MKPNLLFEHLIAKKNLSPEQMHDVLHACMSGEYGDAQIATFLALMRMKGETTEELIAAAEVMQQLAHHIKLGTNLIDIVGTGGDGKNTFNVSTACSFVVASAGFPVAKHGNRSVSSRSGSADLLEKAGFILNLTDEQMQICMKQYGLTFLFAPHYHPAMQYARVARQQLGIRTLFNLLGPLINPARVKKQVVGVFSANWQKPLASVLARLGSERALVVSSQDGLDEISIAAPTNIVEYRKGEYNHWIINPKDYGINHRSLDDIIVDSPAQSLDYIQAVFSGKIGAARDIVLLNSAAAIYCASKELSFEQALEHAKIAIDSGKAKQCFIQLRQLTQTLNKESNHE, via the coding sequence ATGAAACCTAATCTCCTCTTTGAACACCTAATCGCTAAAAAGAATTTAAGTCCTGAACAAATGCATGATGTTCTTCATGCGTGTATGTCTGGTGAATATGGCGATGCTCAAATTGCTACTTTTTTAGCGCTCATGCGCATGAAAGGTGAAACTACTGAAGAGCTAATTGCTGCAGCAGAAGTAATGCAGCAATTAGCACATCATATAAAATTAGGGACAAATTTAATTGATATAGTAGGTACTGGTGGAGACGGAAAAAATACGTTTAATGTTTCTACTGCATGTAGTTTTGTCGTCGCAAGCGCGGGATTTCCTGTTGCAAAACATGGTAATCGCTCAGTCTCCAGTCGTAGTGGTAGCGCTGATTTATTAGAGAAAGCAGGATTTATACTAAATCTTACCGATGAGCAAATGCAAATTTGCATGAAACAATATGGTTTAACATTTTTATTTGCCCCACATTATCATCCGGCGATGCAATATGCTCGAGTAGCGCGTCAACAATTAGGGATAAGAACTTTATTTAACTTACTTGGTCCATTAATTAACCCTGCGCGTGTAAAAAAACAAGTGGTAGGAGTCTTTTCAGCGAATTGGCAAAAGCCATTAGCTTCTGTTCTTGCTCGTTTAGGGAGTGAAAGAGCTTTAGTAGTTAGTTCTCAAGATGGCTTAGATGAAATCAGTATTGCAGCCCCTACAAATATAGTTGAATATCGAAAAGGTGAATACAATCATTGGATTATTAATCCTAAAGATTATGGTATCAACCACAGATCTTTGGATGACATTATTGTGGACTCACCTGCTCAAAGCTTAGACTATATCCAAGCAGTATTTTCCGGAAAAATAGGAGCTGCACGAGATATAGTACTGTTAAACTCTGCAGCAGCTATTTATTGTGCTAGTAAAGAATTATCTTTTGAACAAGCATTAGAACACGCTAAAATCGCTATAGATAGTGGTAAAGCCAAACAATGCTTTATACAACTTCGACAATTAACTCAAACTTTAAACAAAGAATCAAATCATGAATAG
- a CDS encoding aminodeoxychorismate/anthranilate synthase component II, translating into MLLIIDNYDSFTYNLVQYFQCLNQEVIVFAHDQISLMQIKKLRPTYLVISPGPKAPKDAGISMEVIDNFYQDIPILGVCLGHQCIAEVFGGKIISAPEIMHGKTSTILHNQQGIFTNIPNQFKATRYHSLAVDKDSLPDCFSIDAWTDNTIMAISHRQYPIFGLQFHPEAILSQHGLKLLENFLKYET; encoded by the coding sequence ATGTTACTCATCATCGATAACTACGACTCATTTACTTACAATTTAGTGCAATATTTTCAATGCTTAAACCAAGAAGTAATTGTTTTCGCTCATGATCAAATTAGTTTGATGCAAATAAAGAAGCTAAGACCTACTTACTTAGTGATTTCTCCTGGGCCCAAAGCGCCTAAGGATGCTGGCATCTCTATGGAAGTAATTGATAATTTTTATCAAGATATCCCCATATTAGGAGTTTGTCTTGGACATCAATGTATTGCAGAGGTTTTTGGCGGCAAAATTATATCTGCTCCAGAAATAATGCATGGAAAAACATCAACTATTTTACATAATCAGCAAGGAATATTTACCAACATACCCAATCAATTCAAAGCAACCCGTTATCATTCCCTAGCGGTTGATAAAGACAGTCTTCCTGATTGTTTCTCGATTGATGCATGGACAGATAATACCATTATGGCAATTTCACATCGTCAATACCCCATTTTTGGTCTACAATTCCATCCAGAAGCAATATTAAGCCAGCATGGGCTAAAACTATTAGAAAATTTTTTAAAATATGAAACCTAA